Proteins encoded in a region of the Halosimplex halophilum genome:
- a CDS encoding polyprenyl synthetase family protein — protein sequence MGGSVVSRSAVEARLEAGLSGPDGDAPALAREAVDAADDRWYGRLVGGAYRSLADGPDPDRVVPAAAAVELLRGYCRIRRDLLVQFADRCPHSSTRDEVAALLAGDHLAAAAYSTLTAVDDPAVGDCVGPFADAFEALTGALATTFAEPVGPALDPVASIERTAGRIGECAAVLGGRLAGAGDRRLDGLTRAGRCFAAARAARAARERDGRSAAVAAPELPAERLDDYAARRRTDGYRALGDLPPTVDASPLRRVADDRRED from the coding sequence ATGGGCGGGAGTGTCGTCTCGCGGTCGGCGGTCGAAGCGCGGCTCGAAGCGGGGCTGAGCGGGCCCGACGGGGACGCTCCCGCGCTCGCGCGGGAGGCGGTCGACGCCGCCGACGACCGCTGGTACGGCCGGCTGGTCGGCGGCGCCTACCGGTCGCTGGCGGACGGCCCGGACCCCGACCGGGTCGTCCCCGCCGCGGCGGCGGTCGAACTCCTCCGGGGGTACTGCCGGATCCGGCGGGACCTGCTCGTCCAGTTCGCCGACCGGTGCCCGCACTCGTCCACCCGTGACGAGGTCGCCGCGCTGCTCGCGGGCGACCACCTCGCCGCCGCGGCGTACTCGACGCTGACCGCCGTCGACGACCCGGCGGTCGGCGACTGCGTCGGACCGTTCGCGGACGCGTTCGAAGCCCTCACCGGCGCGCTCGCGACTACCTTCGCGGAGCCGGTCGGCCCCGCCCTCGACCCGGTCGCGTCCATCGAACGGACCGCCGGTCGGATCGGCGAGTGCGCCGCCGTCCTCGGTGGGCGACTGGCCGGGGCGGGCGACCGCCGCCTCGACGGCCTCACGCGGGCCGGCCGCTGCTTCGCCGCGGCCCGAGCGGCCCGGGCGGCGCGCGAACGCGACGGCCGTTCGGCGGCGGTAGCCGCCCCCGAACTCCCGGCGGAGCGACTCGACGACTACGCGGCCCGCCGACGGACGGACGGGTACCGAGCGCTCGGGGACCTCCCGCCGACCGTGGACGCATCGCCGCTCCGCCGCGTCGCCGACGACCGGCGGGAGGACTGA
- a CDS encoding DUF7535 family protein — protein MARSVSPRRPDRSNTEMTTIGYLIAVPLFALLLPVAPVLIVLWLADRL, from the coding sequence ATGGCGAGATCCGTCAGTCCGCGGCGACCGGACAGGTCGAACACCGAGATGACGACCATCGGGTACCTGATCGCGGTTCCGCTGTTCGCGCTGTTGCTGCCGGTCGCGCCCGTGCTGATCGTTCTCTGGCTGGCCGACCGACTCTGA